The genomic interval ATAACCACCAGGCCGGTTAAGGGCACGATTAACAGGTTAGCCAAAAGAGAGTAAAGAGAGATCCTGTTAAAATAATAGGCGGTAATGGGATAAGTGAATAACTGAGCTGACAGGGAAACGAAAAAAGGCAAGGCCACATAGGACTTCAAGAGCCGATTCCGAAACCCTGAAAGAAGAAGTCTATCCAGCTTAGGAACCCAGAGGATCAACCCCAGGGTAGCCATAAAAGATAATTGAAAACCCACATCAAAGAGAGTAGAAGGGTTGATAAAAAGTATCACCAAGGCAGCTAAAGCCCAGAGGTTGAGGATATCCCTTTCCCTCTCGATCAGTAGCGAAAGAAGAAAAAGAGAAGTCATAATAGAAGCCCTTACCACTGAGGGCTGGTTCCCGGTCACAAAGGAGAAAATCAGGATCAGGGGAAAAATCAGAAGCAAAGAGAGCCGGTAAGGTATTCTTAAGAGCCGAAAAAGTCCAAAGAAGAGAAAGACAACCAGCGCCACGTTGGAGCCGGAGATGGCTAAAAGATGAAGGGTGCCAGTATCGGTAAAGAGTTTATAGATCTCCCTGGGTATTCCTCTTCTTTCACCCAGGACGAAACCAGATAGAATCGCCTGATGCGGGCCAGTCAGGTTTCTCTTAAAGAAGCCGAGAATATAATGTTTTACCGGAAGAACAATTCCGGAGATAAAGAAGCTACCTCCCTCCTTTTCCAGTAGCGTAATTTCAGAGTCGTGCTCTAAGTTCATACAGGCAAAAATCTCTTTAGAATTCAGATATTTCCTGTAGTCAAAAGCACTCGGATTTTTCGAGGGGTAAGGAGAATATAAGTACCCGCCGAAATGGACTGAATCGCCATAGTTGAAGCGGTCAGTCGGATGTTTGATTTTAAGAAGAATTTTACCGTCAGTCTTGATTTTTTTCCCGTTAAACGATAATTCCCGGGTGTCTACTTCGATAAAAGTTTTATCCTCCCTGATATCCGGATCCCTGGAGATAACACCAGTCAGCTCGATCCTTCCATTGAGACGGGAAAAATTGGAGATATGATTTATGGGAAGGTCTTTGGTCTTCAGTTCGTATCTCCAGAACCCGGCTAAAGTTAGAAGAAGCATGATAAATATTATTCTTAGATTTTGTTCCTGCCTGAAAGAGAACAGAAGAAAGAGAGTAATTAAGATTAGAAAAAGTAAGATCAGGGTGGATAAATCGAAATAATTGCCTACAAGAATTCCTGCCACATAAGCCAGAAGGGCTAAAAGGACGGGCCTGCGTTTCAATATTTTACCTCTTGAATCCCAAGATTCCCAGTACTCTTTTTACTTCTTTTATCTTAAACAAACTCGCAAGGGATAAATAGCTGAGCAGGGAAATTACCAGCATCAGAACCACCAGGATGGTCTTCTGGATCAAGCTTCCCCTGTCCAGGTCAACCGGATAAAGAAAAAGAAAAACCTGTAACAGGATTCCCATCAGCAGAGAAGTCAGCAGGATTTTAAGGAAGGTGTTCCTTAAACCTTTTCTATCAAAAGGTCCAATTCGTTTGTCCAGGGTGAAAAAAAGAATAGCCATATTTAAAATGGCGGAAAAAGAGGTAGCAAAAGCCAATCCCCGAAAGCCTAAGGGACGCATAAGAATCAGATTCAAACCGATGTTAAAAACTACTGTGATGGCAGTGCTTATCACTGGAACTCTGGCATCACCCAGTGCATAGAAAACTGGTGCTAAGACCCTTACCGAGGCATAGGCGAAAAGCCCGATTGAATAAAACAACAGTGCCTGAGAAGTAGCTTGTGTGTCCGCAAAAATAAATTTTCCATGCTGGTATAAAAGGGAGATTATCGGCTTTGCCCCTACCGCTAAAAATATGGTCGAAGGCAGAGTCAGGAAAAAGATAAGCTTCAAAGATGAGCTGCAGGTGGAGATAAGTTCAGTATAGTTTTTTTGAGCTGCCTGGGCTGCCAAAAAAGGGAAAGTTACTGTTGCCACTGCAACTCCAAAGACCCCCAAGGGGAAATTCATCAGCCTGAAACTATAATTTAGATATGAAACACTTCCCTGCGGCAGAAGAGAGGCAATCAGTGTATTGACGAAGATATTCACCTGAGTAGAGGCCAAGCCCAAAATAGCCGGGGTCATCAGCCAGAGGATTTTTCTTACCCCAGGGTCTTTCCAATCCAGAAGAGGTTTGTATTTATATCCTAACCTGAAAAGAACAGGCAGCTGTATCCCTAATTGCCCTGCTCCGCCCAAAAGAACCCCTAGAGCCATTCCAATAATCGGGGTTTTCAAAAAAGGCGAGATCAAAAAACCCGCTAAGATCATCCCCAGATTGAGCATAGTAGGTGCTAAAGCGGGTGCGCCAAAACGTCCGAAGGAATTCAGAATCCCCATACTCAGGGCTGCCAGGGAGACCAGAAGCAAAAACGGAAACATAATCCGGGTCAACAGGGTTGTAAGCTCTAACTTGCCTTGGATTTTGTCAAACCCCGGGGCAATGAGATGGACAATTGCCGGGGAGAATAGTATGCCCAGGATGACGATTGCGGACAAAACGATCAAAAGGATATTTAGCACCAAGTTGACTAAACGAAAAGCTTCCTCTTTCCCCTGAAGAGTCAGCTTCTCCGTAAAAACCGGGATAAAGGCTGAAGAAAGTGCACCCTCTGCTAAAAGGTCCCTGAGAAGATTGGGAATCCGGAAAGCAGCCACAAAAGCATCCGTA from Candidatus Zixiibacteriota bacterium carries:
- a CDS encoding ComEC family competence protein, giving the protein MKRRPVLLALLAYVAGILVGNYFDLSTLILLFLILITLFLLFSFRQEQNLRIIFIMLLLTLAGFWRYELKTKDLPINHISNFSRLNGRIELTGVISRDPDIREDKTFIEVDTRELSFNGKKIKTDGKILLKIKHPTDRFNYGDSVHFGGYLYSPYPSKNPSAFDYRKYLNSKEIFACMNLEHDSEITLLEKEGGSFFISGIVLPVKHYILGFFKRNLTGPHQAILSGFVLGERRGIPREIYKLFTDTGTLHLLAISGSNVALVVFLFFGLFRLLRIPYRLSLLLIFPLILIFSFVTGNQPSVVRASIMTSLFLLSLLIERERDILNLWALAALVILFINPSTLFDVGFQLSFMATLGLILWVPKLDRLLLSGFRNRLLKSYVALPFFVSLSAQLFTYPITAYYFNRISLYSLLANLLIVPLTGLVV
- the murJ gene encoding murein biosynthesis integral membrane protein MurJ, with protein sequence MEAHAKDKIAKSAGMVSSATFLSRIFGLIREQVFAYLFGAGMATDAFVAAFRIPNLLRDLLAEGALSSAFIPVFTEKLTLQGKEEAFRLVNLVLNILLIVLSAIVILGILFSPAIVHLIAPGFDKIQGKLELTTLLTRIMFPFLLLVSLAALSMGILNSFGRFGAPALAPTMLNLGMILAGFLISPFLKTPIIGMALGVLLGGAGQLGIQLPVLFRLGYKYKPLLDWKDPGVRKILWLMTPAILGLASTQVNIFVNTLIASLLPQGSVSYLNYSFRLMNFPLGVFGVAVATVTFPFLAAQAAQKNYTELISTCSSSLKLIFFLTLPSTIFLAVGAKPIISLLYQHGKFIFADTQATSQALLFYSIGLFAYASVRVLAPVFYALGDARVPVISTAITVVFNIGLNLILMRPLGFRGLAFATSFSAILNMAILFFTLDKRIGPFDRKGLRNTFLKILLTSLLMGILLQVFLFLYPVDLDRGSLIQKTILVVLMLVISLLSYLSLASLFKIKEVKRVLGILGFKR